A stretch of Gallus gallus isolate bGalGal1 chromosome 2, bGalGal1.mat.broiler.GRCg7b, whole genome shotgun sequence DNA encodes these proteins:
- the LOC107052814 gene encoding feather keratin 1-like isoform X3: MSCSNLCRPCGPTPLANSCNEPCVRQCQDSQVVIQPSTVVVTLPGPILSSFPQNTAVGSSSSAAVGSELSAQGVAISSGGFGFGGLGCFNGWRARYPC; the protein is encoded by the coding sequence atgtcCTGCTCCAACCTCTGCCGCCCCTGCGGACCCACCCCGCTGGCTaacagctgcaacgagccctgtgtcaggcagtgccaggactcccaggtcgTCATCCAGCCTTCCACCGTGGTGGTCACCCTGCCgggacccatcctcagctccttcccccagaacaccgCCGTCGGATCCTCCTCATCAGCTGCCGTGGGCAGCGAACTCAGCGCCCAGGGAGTGGCCATCTCCTCCGGCGGCTTCGGCTTCGGAGGCCTGGGCTGCTTCAACGGCTGGAGAGCCCGCTACCCCTGCTAA